The proteins below come from a single Malus sylvestris chromosome 3, drMalSylv7.2, whole genome shotgun sequence genomic window:
- the LOC126616461 gene encoding GABA transporter 1-like isoform X4: MKAVYLLTNPNGTMKLFEFVIIFGCLMLLLAQIPSFHSLRHINLVSVLLCLAYSACTTAACIYIGSSSKGPHKNYSLNGNSQSRVFGVFNANAIIATTFGNGIIPEIQATIAPPVKGKMFKGLCVCYAVVTMTFFSVAISSYWAFGNQSEGLILSNFLDDGKPLVPKWFIFMINLFTILQLSAVGVVYLQPTNEVLERAFADPTSKELSARNVIPRAVSRSMSVIFATIIAAMLPFFGDINAVVGAFGFMPLDFILPVVFYNLTFKPSKRRLIFVLNTTIAVVFSILGVLAAIAAVRQISLDAKTYRLFANV; encoded by the exons GCAGTTTACTTGCTGACCAACCCAAATGGGACTATGAAGCTATTCGAGTTTGTGATCATATTTGGGTGCTTAATGCTGCTTTTGGCTCAAATCCCATCTTTTCACTCACTCAGGCACATCAACTTGGTGTCTGTCCTTCTTTGCCTAGCATATAGTGCTTGTACCACTGCTGCCTGCATCTACATTG GAAGTTCTTCCAAGGGGCCGCATAAGAACTATTCCTTGAATGGCAACAGTCAAAGTCGAGTTTTTGGGGTCTTTAATGCTAATGCCATCATTGCTACAACATTCGGCAATGGTATCATTCCAGAAATTCAG GCAACAATAGCACCACCAGTGAAGGGAAAGATGTTCAAGGGACTGTGTGTTTGTTATGCAGTAGTGACGATGACTTTCTTCAGTGTTGCCATCTCTAGCTATTGGGCATTTGGCAACCAATCCGAAGGCCTCATTCTTAGCAACTTCTTGGATGATGGCAAACCTTTGGTGCCAAAGTGGTTCATCTTCATGATCAACCTTTTCACCATACTCCAACTATCAGCGGTTGGCGTG GTTTATCTCCAGCCCACAAACGAAGTTCTTGAGCGAGCATTTGCAGATCCAACTAGCAAAGAGTTGTCTGCTCGCAATGTGATCCCAAGGGCAGTATCTCGCTCGATGTCTGTCATCTTCGCAACCATTATCGCAGCAATGCTTCCATTTTTTGGGGACATCAATGCGGTTGTCGGGGCTTTTGGTTTCATGCCCCTCGACTTCATCTTGCCTGTTGTGTTCTATAACTTGACCTTCAAGCCATCTAAAAGAAGACTCATTTTCGTGTTAAACACCACTATTGCAGTGGTTTTCTCAATCTTGGGGGTTCTAGCTGCAATTGCTGCTGTAAGACAAATAAGCCTCGATGCCAAAA